A window from Streptomyces sp. NBC_00271 encodes these proteins:
- the dnaB gene encoding replicative DNA helicase, with amino-acid sequence MSISEPLDDPWADSGPSDRLPASRRGREGGRGRDEQHDRDRDNGPWEGGGSSFERVPPQDLDAEQSVLGGMLLSKDAIADVVEVIKGHDFYRPAHETIYTAILDLYAKGEPADPITVAAELTKRGEITKVGGASYLHTLVQTVPTAANAEYYAEIVHERAVLRRLVEAGTRITQMGYAADGDVDEIVNTAQAEIYAVTEQRTTEDYLPLGDIMEGALDEIEAIGSRSGEMTGVPTGFTDLDSLTNGLHPGQMIIIAARPAMGKSTLALDFARACSIKHNMPSVIFSLEMGRNEIAMRLLSAEARVALHHMRSGTMTDEDWTRLARRMPDVSAAPLYIDDSPNLSMMEIRAKCRRLKQRADLKLVVIDYLQLMQSGGKRSESRQQEVSDMSRNLKLLAKELELPVIALSQLNRGPEQRTDKKPMVSDLRESGSIEQDADMVILLHREDAYEKESPRAGEADIIVGKHRNGPTATITVAFQGHYSRFVDMAQT; translated from the coding sequence CGAGGCCGCGAGGGTGGCAGGGGCCGCGACGAACAGCACGACCGCGACCGGGACAACGGGCCGTGGGAAGGCGGAGGTTCGTCCTTCGAGCGCGTACCTCCCCAGGACCTCGACGCCGAGCAGTCCGTCCTCGGTGGCATGCTCCTGTCCAAGGACGCCATCGCCGACGTCGTCGAGGTCATCAAGGGCCACGACTTCTACCGGCCCGCGCACGAGACCATCTACACCGCGATCCTCGATCTGTACGCGAAGGGCGAGCCGGCCGACCCGATCACGGTCGCAGCCGAGCTCACCAAGCGGGGTGAGATCACCAAGGTCGGTGGTGCCTCGTATCTGCACACCCTCGTCCAGACGGTCCCCACGGCGGCGAACGCCGAGTACTACGCGGAGATCGTCCATGAGCGCGCGGTCCTGCGCCGCCTGGTCGAGGCCGGCACGCGCATCACACAGATGGGATACGCGGCCGACGGCGACGTGGACGAGATCGTCAACACCGCCCAGGCCGAGATCTACGCGGTCACCGAGCAGCGCACCACCGAGGACTACCTGCCGCTGGGCGACATCATGGAGGGCGCGCTCGACGAGATCGAGGCGATCGGTTCACGGTCGGGGGAGATGACCGGTGTGCCGACCGGCTTCACCGACCTCGACTCGCTCACGAACGGTCTGCACCCGGGCCAGATGATCATCATCGCGGCTCGTCCCGCGATGGGTAAGTCGACGCTGGCGCTGGACTTCGCGCGGGCCTGTTCGATCAAGCACAACATGCCCAGCGTGATCTTCTCGCTCGAAATGGGGCGCAACGAGATCGCGATGCGCCTGCTGTCGGCCGAAGCCCGCGTGGCCCTGCACCACATGCGATCCGGCACGATGACCGACGAGGACTGGACGCGACTCGCGCGCCGGATGCCCGACGTCTCGGCCGCACCGCTCTACATCGACGACTCCCCGAACCTGTCCATGATGGAGATCCGCGCCAAGTGCCGGCGCCTCAAGCAGCGCGCCGATCTGAAGCTCGTCGTCATCGACTATCTGCAACTGATGCAGTCGGGCGGCAAGCGGTCCGAGAGCCGGCAGCAGGAGGTCTCCGACATGTCGCGAAACCTGAAGCTGCTGGCCAAGGAGCTGGAGCTGCCGGTGATCGCGCTGTCGCAGCTCAACCGTGGTCCCGAACAGCGCACGGACAAGAAGCCCATGGTCTCCGACCTGCGTGAATCCGGATCGATCGAGCAGGACGCGGACATGGTGATCCTGCTGCACCGCGAGGACGCCTACGAGAAGGAGTCACCGCGCGCGGGCGAGGCGGACATCATCGTCGGCAAGCACCGTAACGGCCCGACGGCCACGATCACCGTGGCCTTCCAGGGTCACTACTCGCGCTTCGTGGACATGGCACAGACCTGA